A portion of the Homalodisca vitripennis isolate AUS2020 chromosome 2, UT_GWSS_2.1, whole genome shotgun sequence genome contains these proteins:
- the LOC124355917 gene encoding mucin-2-like, which yields MALCVPVCTLLLICSLGLTQSREIPAGERISTVTDTIDVFYDENSRDICKYCALIPGYFWHSQNSVSPTTVDPSIVPSTTVSSNTDSPNSVPPTTVYPSIVPSTTVSSNTDSPNSVPPTTVDPSIVPSTTVSSNTDSPNSVPPTTVDSSIVPSTTVSSNTDSPNSVPPATVDPSIVLSTTVSSNTDSSNSVHPTTVDSSIFPSTTVSSNTDSPNSVPPTTVDPSIVPSTTVSSNTDSPNSVPPTTVDPSIVPSTTVSSSTDSSNSVHPTTVDPSIFPSTTVSSSTDSPNSVPPTTVDPSIVPSTTVSSNTASPNSVPPTTVDTSIVPSTTVSSNTDSPNSVPPTTVDPSTFPSTTVSSSTDSPNSVPPTTVDPSIVPSTTVSSNTDSPNSVPPTTVDPSIVPSTTFPSTTVSSNTDSPNSVPPTTVDPSIVPSTTVSSNTDSPNSVPPTTVDPSIFPSTTVSSNTDSPNSVPPTTVDPSIVPSTTVSSNTDSPNSVHPTTVDPSIFPSTTVSSNTDSPNSVPPTTVDPSIVPSTTVSSNTDSPNSVPPTTVDPSIVPSTTVSSNTDSPNSVHPTTVDPSIFPSTTVSSSTDSPNSVPPTTVDPSIFPSTTVSSNTDSPNSVPPTTVDPSIVPSTTVSSNTDSPNSVPPTTVDPSIVPSTTVSSNTDSPNSVPPTTVDPSIVPSTTVSSNTDSPNSVHPTTVDPSIFPSTTVSSNTDSPNSVPPTTVDPSIVPSTTVSSNTDSPNSVPPTTVDPSIVPSTTVSSNTDSPNSVPPTTVDPSIVPSTTVSSSTDSSNSVHPTTVDPSIFPSTTVSSNTDSPNSVPPTTVDPSIVPSTTVSSNTDSPNSVPPTTVDPSIVPSTTVSSNTDSPNSVPPTTVDPSIFPSTTVSSNTDSPNSVPPTTVDPSIVPSTTVSSNTDSPNSVPPTTVYPSIVPSTTVSSNTDSSNSVHPTTVDPSIFPSTTVSSNTNSPNSVPPTTVDPSIVPSTTVSSNTDSPNSVPPTTVDPSIFPSTTVSSNTDSLNSVHSTTVDLSIVSSTTISSNTDSPNSVAPTTVHPTIVPPATVSSHTDLPTTVQSTVIHSSIVPPATVSSNTDSPNTVQSTAIHPSIVPSTTGSSSTDSPNSLAPTTVHPTIFPHLNVSSSTDSLATVQPTTVKLNTVSSATGSPCTASTADHPSTDSGTTASPVTSRPTKNTPGSCNSCDSIIIIIFPPCN from the exons ATGGCTCTTTGTGTACCAGTATGCACACTGCTGTTGATTTGCTCCCTTGGCTTGACTCAAAGCAGAGAAATACCTGCCGGTGAAAGAATATCTACGGTTACAGATACGATAGATGTCTTCTATGATGAGAACTCCAGAGACATCTGTAAATACTGTGCTCTCATTCCAGGTTATTTCTGGC ATTCTCAAAACTCGGTGTCTCCAACAACAGTTGATCCCAGTATAGTTCCTTCTACTACTGTATCTTCTAATACAGATTCTCCAAACTCAGTGCCTCCTACAACAGTTTACCCCAGTATAGTTCCTTCTACTACTGTATCTTCTAATACAGATTCTCCAAACTCAGTGCCTCCTACAACAGTTGACCCCAGTATAGTTCCTTCTACTACTGTATCTTCTAATACAGATTCTCCAAACTCAGTGCCTCCTACAACAGTTGACTCCAGTATAGTTCCTTCTACTACAGTATCTTCTAATACAGATTCTCCAAACTCAGTGCCTCCTGCAACAGTTGACCCCAGTATAGTTCTTTCTACTACTGTATCTTCTAATACAGATTCTTCAAACTCAGTGCATCCAACAACAGTTGACTCCAGTATATTTCCTTCTACTACTGTATCTTCTAATACAGATTCTCCAAACTCAGTACCTCCTACAACAGTTGACCCCAGTATAGTTCCTTCTACTACTGTATCTTCTAATACAGATTCTCCAAACTCAGTGCCTCCTACAACAGTTGACCCCAGTATAGTTCCTTCTACTACTGTATCTTCTAGTACAGATTCTTCAAACTCAGTGCATCCAACAACAGTTGACCCCAGTATATTTCCTTCTACTACTGTATCTTCTAGTACAGATTCTCCAAACTCAGTGCCTCCTACAACAGTTGACCCCAGTATAGTTCCTTCTACTACTGTATCTTCTAATACAGCTTCTCCAAACTCAGTGCCTCCTACAACAGTTGACACCAGTATAGTTCCTTCTACTACTGTGTCTTCTAATACAGATTCTCCAAACTCAGTACCTCCTACAACAGTTGACCCCAGTACATTTCCTTCTACTACTGTATCTTCTAGTACAGATTCTCCAAACTCAGTGCCTCCTACAACAGTTGACCCCAGTATAGTTCCTTCTACTACTGTATCTTCTAATACAGATTCTCCAAACTCAGTGCCTCCTACAACAGTTGACCCCAGTATAGTTCCTTCTACTACT TTTCCTTCTACTACTGTATCTTCTAATACAGATTCTCCAAACTCAGTGCCTCCTACAACAGTTGACCCCAGTATAGTTCCTTCTACTACTGTATCTTCTAATACAGATTCTCCAAACTCAGTACCTCCTACAACAGTTGACCCCAGTATATTTCCTTCTACTACTGTATCTTCTAATACAGATTCTCCAAACTCAGTGCCTCCTACAACAGTTGACCCCAGTATAGTTCCTTCTACTACTGTATCTTCTAATACAGATTCTCCAAACTCAGTGCATCCAACAACAGTTGACCCCAGTATATTTCCTTCTACTACTGTATCTTCTAATACAGATTCTCCAAACTCAGTGCCTCCTACAACAGTTGACCCCAGTATAGTTCCTTCTACTACTGTATCTTCTAATACAGATTCTCCAAACTCAGTGCCTCCTACAACAGTTGACCCCAGTATAGTTCCTTCTACTACTGTATCTTCTAATACAGATTCTCCAAACTCAGTGCATCCTACAACAGTTGACCCCAGTATATTTCCTTCTACTACTGTATCTTCTAGTACAGATTCTCCAAACTCAGTGCCTCCTACAACAGTTGACCCCAGTATA TTTCCTTCTACTACTGTATCTTCTAATACAGATTCTCCAAACTCAGTGCCTCCTACAACAGTTGACCCCAGTATAGTTCCTTCTACTACTGTATCTTCTAATACAGATTCTCCAAACTCAGTGCCTCCTACAACAGTTGACCCCAGTATAGTTCCTTCTACTACTGTATCTTCTAATACAGATTCTCCAAACTCAGTGCCTCCTACAACAGTTGACCCCAGTATAGTTCCTTCTACTACTGTATCTTCTAATACAGATTCTCCAAACTCAGTGCATCCTACAACAGTTGACCCCAGTATATTTCCTTCTACTACTGTATCTTCTAATACAGATTCTCCAAACTCAGTGCCTCCTACAACAGTTGACCCCAGTATAGTTCCTTCTACTACTGTATCTTCTAATACAGATTCTCCAAACTCAGTGCCTCCTACAACAGTTGACCCCAGTATAGTTCCTTCTACTACTGTATCTTCTAATACAGATTCTCCAAACTCAGTGCCTCCTACAACAGTTGACCCCAGTATAGTTCCTTCTACTACTGTATCTTCTAGTACAGATTCTTCAAACTCAGTGCATCCAACAACAGTTGACCCCAGTATATTTCCTTCTACTACTGTATCTTCTAATACAGATTCTCCAAACTCAGTGCCTCCTACAACAGTTGACCCCAGTATAGTTCCTTCTACTACTGTATCTTCTAATACAGATTCTCCAAACTCAGTGCCTCCTACAACAGTTGACCCCAGTATAGTTCCTTCTACTACTGTGTCTTCTAATACAGATTCTCCAAACTCAGTGCCTCCTACAACAGTTGACCCCAGTATATTTCCTTCTACTACTGTATCTTCTAATACAGATTCTCCAAACTCAGTGCCTCCTACAACAGTTGACCCCAGTATAGTTCCTTCTACTACTGTATCTTCTAATACAGATTCTCCAAACTCAGTGCCTCCTACAACAGTTTACCCCAGTATAGTTCCTTCTACTACTGTATCTTCTAATACAGATTCTTCAAACTCAGTGCATCCAACAACAGTTGACCCCAGTATATTTCCTTCTACTACTGTATCTTCTAATACAAATTCTCCAAACTCAGTGCCTCCTACAACAGTTGACCCCAGTATAGTTCCTTCTACTACTGTATCTTCTAATACAGATTCTCCAAACTCAGTACCTCCTACAACAGTTGACCCCAGTATATTTCCTTCTACTACTGTATCTTCTAATACAGATTCTCTAAACTCAGTGCATTCAACAACAGTTGACCTCAGTATAGTTTCTTCTACTACTATATCTTCTAATACAGATTCTCCAAACTCAGTGGCTCCTACAACAGTTCACCCTACCATAGTTCCACCTGCAACTGTTTCTTCTCATACAGATTTGCCAACAACAGTGCAATCTACAGTGATTCACTCTAGTATAGTTCCTCCTGCAACTGTTTCTTCTAATACAGATTCGCCAAACACAGTGCAATCTACAGCGATTCACCCTAGTATCGTTCCTTCTACAACTGGTTCTTCTAGTACAGATTCTCCAAACTCATTGGCTCCTACAACAGTTCACCCTACCATATTTCCTCATTTAAATGTGTCTTCTAGTACAGATTCGCTAGCAACAGTTCAACCTACAACAGTTAAACTAAACACAGTCTCTTCTGCAACTGGTTCTCCTTGTACGGCTTCTACAGCAGACCACCCTTCCACGGATTCAGGTACAACAGCTTCACCGGTTACGAGTAGGCCTACCAAAAATACCCCCGGTTCATGTAATTCTTGTGATTcgatcataattattatttttccaccttgtaattaa